In Lysinibacillus sp. FSL M8-0337, the following proteins share a genomic window:
- a CDS encoding ABC transporter ATP-binding protein: MNTLMEVQKISKQYKTKKILDNISFSIYGEEILALVGKNGSGKSTLLKIIGGIVDSDSGAVTKHVQSLKIGYVPEITPQHVLFTPEEYLFHMGKISGIPRKPLQQKIDQLLEIFNMQEARSTRMTHFSKGMKQKIMIMQAMLEETHLLILDEPLSGLDSRAQNELEKILLSLKEKGYSIILTCHETKLLENLVDRILLIEGSQVKQLESFSEASNQNNQIVFEFPSHKSLDSILSFIQIKQMRTLNNGNQELTITVKSKDTDKALLTLLQHEASIKQLMPLNSKKEQFYTHF; this comes from the coding sequence ATGAATACATTAATGGAAGTACAAAAGATTTCTAAACAATATAAAACAAAGAAAATTTTAGATAACATTTCATTTTCCATCTATGGAGAGGAGATTTTAGCACTTGTAGGGAAGAATGGTTCTGGTAAAAGTACGCTACTAAAAATTATTGGCGGTATCGTCGATTCAGATAGTGGCGCAGTTACCAAACATGTACAATCTTTAAAAATTGGGTACGTCCCCGAAATTACTCCTCAACATGTACTCTTTACGCCTGAAGAGTATCTTTTTCATATGGGTAAAATAAGTGGTATACCTCGGAAGCCTTTACAGCAAAAAATAGATCAATTGCTTGAGATATTCAATATGCAGGAGGCTCGTTCGACACGAATGACTCATTTCTCAAAAGGAATGAAGCAAAAGATTATGATTATGCAGGCAATGCTTGAAGAAACACATCTTCTAATTTTGGATGAACCTCTATCTGGACTTGATTCTCGTGCCCAAAATGAATTAGAAAAAATCCTTTTGTCTTTAAAAGAGAAAGGATATAGTATTATATTAACCTGTCACGAAACCAAATTATTGGAAAACCTGGTGGATCGGATTTTATTAATTGAAGGCAGCCAAGTGAAACAACTGGAATCATTTTCAGAAGCTTCTAACCAAAACAATCAAATAGTGTTTGAGTTTCCCAGCCACAAATCACTTGATTCAATACTTTCCTTTATCCAAATCAAACAAATGCGCACATTAAATAATGGCAATCAAGAGCTTACAATAACTGTAAAAAGCAAGGATACGGACAAAGCCCTTTTGACTTTACTTCAACACGAAGCTTCCATTAAACAGCTCATGCCTCTAAATTCAAAGAAAGAACAATTTTATACCCATTTCTAG
- a CDS encoding YitT family protein gives MKKSKSLENIRKFIMIIIGAIIAAYGLEAVLIPNNVIDGGVTGLSIMGAHLFEVPLGVLLFVLNIPFIYIGYKQVGKTFALMSCAGIAALSISTVLLHDVKTILGPNDPLLIVLSGGMLLGIGIGIVLRNGGALDGSEVLAVLLSRKIPFSVGDIILFINAFIFLGASFIFGLESALYSALTYYIAKNVIDIIQVGLEKSKDVRVVSAKSEEIGDAIQARLGRGVTYTQGRGGFSNEPTEILNCVINRMEENKLVSIIKDIDSSAFVVISDVSEVRGGNFKKRDIH, from the coding sequence ATGAAAAAAAGCAAGTCACTTGAAAATATACGAAAATTTATCATGATTATTATAGGGGCGATTATCGCTGCATACGGACTTGAAGCTGTATTAATACCAAACAATGTAATTGATGGTGGCGTTACAGGTCTTAGTATTATGGGTGCCCATTTATTTGAAGTTCCATTAGGCGTGCTACTCTTTGTATTAAATATTCCGTTTATCTACATCGGCTACAAACAAGTAGGAAAAACATTTGCATTAATGAGTTGTGCTGGGATTGCTGCGTTATCGATTTCCACAGTACTTTTACATGATGTTAAAACCATTTTAGGACCAAATGATCCTTTATTAATCGTTTTATCTGGTGGTATGTTACTTGGAATTGGGATAGGAATTGTTTTACGTAATGGTGGTGCTTTAGATGGCTCTGAAGTATTAGCCGTGCTACTATCACGTAAAATACCGTTTTCAGTCGGAGATATTATATTATTTATTAATGCCTTTATTTTCTTAGGGGCAAGCTTTATTTTCGGATTAGAGAGTGCTTTATATTCCGCTTTAACGTACTATATTGCGAAAAACGTGATTGATATTATTCAAGTTGGTTTAGAAAAATCCAAAGACGTCCGTGTTGTCAGTGCAAAATCTGAGGAAATTGGGGACGCCATTCAAGCTCGTTTAGGACGTGGTGTTACTTATACACAAGGGCGCGGCGGATTTTCAAACGAACCAACTGAAATATTAAACTGTGTCATTAACCGTATGGAAGAAAATAAATTGGTATCCATTATTAAAGATATTGATAGCAGTGCGTTTGTCGTCATTTCTGATGTTTCAGAAGTGCGCGGTGGCAATTTCAAAAAACGTGATATTCACTAA
- a CDS encoding helix-turn-helix domain-containing protein, whose amino-acid sequence MRNKAEVLMHPVRMKILQALMHNTDEGLSTLEMISVIKDVPQATLYRHIQILVDESIIKIVKERKVRSVTEKFYALNEDAAKISKEDWSILTKKQKLNYISYYQLALLSQYQNYLNLCEEDEHIVDSATFSLLDLSLTKEQFNHFQNDLNDLLTKYYNMSDSSNATETKTIAVNIIPKS is encoded by the coding sequence ATGCGTAATAAAGCAGAGGTTTTAATGCATCCTGTGAGAATGAAAATTTTACAAGCGCTAATGCATAATACAGACGAAGGCTTAAGTACGTTAGAGATGATTTCTGTTATTAAAGATGTACCGCAAGCTACCTTATATCGCCACATTCAAATATTAGTGGATGAAAGCATAATTAAAATTGTGAAGGAGCGAAAAGTACGTTCTGTAACGGAAAAATTTTATGCATTAAATGAAGATGCTGCAAAAATAAGTAAGGAGGATTGGTCAATACTCACGAAAAAGCAAAAACTCAACTATATTTCATACTATCAATTAGCTCTACTGTCCCAGTATCAAAATTATTTAAACTTATGTGAAGAAGATGAACATATCGTAGATTCTGCAACTTTTTCATTACTTGACTTATCCTTAACGAAAGAACAGTTTAACCACTTTCAAAATGATTTGAACGACTTATTAACGAAATACTATAATATGTCCGATTCCAGCAATGCAACGGAAACAAAAACAATCGCAGTAAATATTATTCCAAAATCGTAA
- a CDS encoding recombinase family protein produces MKCVIYVRVSTDEQAKHGFSIAAQIEKLEAYCVSQGWEIVEAPYVDDGYSAKDLNRPHFQAMLQRIQQGGIDVLLVYKLDRLTRSVPDLHTILAELDQYECKFKSATEVYDTTNAMGRLFITLVAAIAQWERENTAERVRLGMEKKVKLGYWKGGTPPYGYQVENGALIMDEDEAQIVRNIFTLAKTLGFYTIAKQLTSKGVPTRKGGQWHVDSVRDIANNPTYAGYLMFSLNPKDIKKPPRERVLFEGNHKRIIDRDEFWALQDLLDKRRTLGGKRETSNYYFSSLLKCARCGHSMAGHKAGKKKTYRCSGKKAGKACTSHMILESNLVQAIFAQWDDLVGGHFTSNEGDATFPAAQLTALQQELAVVQKLLHKKKTMFEHDIIGIDELIRDSEKLRNKEKEIQASLKKIQLLDDRHHEEIRAIIRNIDTLWINADDTERKQLMTTIFEQIVVDTKDDYRSSKQAREITIVTAK; encoded by the coding sequence ATGAAATGCGTTATCTACGTTCGCGTTAGCACCGACGAACAGGCGAAGCATGGGTTTTCGATTGCTGCACAAATTGAAAAGTTAGAGGCTTATTGTGTGTCACAAGGTTGGGAAATTGTTGAGGCGCCTTACGTCGATGATGGCTATTCTGCTAAAGATTTAAATCGCCCCCATTTTCAAGCAATGTTACAGCGCATTCAACAAGGGGGCATTGATGTTTTACTTGTCTATAAGTTGGATCGTCTAACTCGCTCTGTGCCTGATTTACATACGATTTTGGCTGAATTGGACCAATATGAATGTAAATTTAAATCGGCTACGGAAGTGTACGACACGACTAATGCGATGGGACGCTTGTTTATTACGTTGGTAGCGGCGATTGCGCAATGGGAGCGGGAAAATACCGCTGAACGGGTGCGTTTAGGCATGGAAAAGAAAGTGAAGTTGGGCTACTGGAAAGGTGGCACCCCTCCCTATGGCTATCAAGTAGAAAATGGTGCATTAATAATGGATGAAGATGAGGCACAAATTGTTAGGAATATATTTACATTAGCAAAAACATTGGGATTTTACACGATTGCCAAGCAATTAACGAGTAAAGGCGTCCCTACTCGAAAGGGCGGGCAATGGCATGTCGATAGTGTGCGAGATATTGCCAATAATCCAACATACGCAGGTTATTTAATGTTTAGCTTAAATCCGAAAGATATAAAAAAACCACCTCGTGAACGGGTGTTATTTGAAGGTAATCATAAGCGTATTATTGATCGCGATGAATTTTGGGCACTTCAAGATTTGTTAGATAAGCGTAGAACATTAGGTGGCAAGCGTGAAACGAGTAATTACTATTTTTCTTCACTTTTAAAATGTGCACGCTGTGGGCATTCGATGGCTGGTCATAAAGCGGGCAAGAAAAAAACATATCGATGTTCTGGTAAGAAAGCTGGTAAAGCTTGTACTAGTCATATGATTTTAGAAAGTAATTTAGTGCAAGCAATTTTTGCACAATGGGATGACTTGGTCGGTGGCCATTTTACAAGTAATGAGGGGGATGCTACCTTTCCAGCGGCACAATTGACTGCATTACAACAGGAATTAGCTGTTGTGCAAAAGCTTTTACACAAGAAAAAAACGATGTTTGAACATGATATTATTGGTATTGATGAGTTAATTCGAGACAGCGAAAAATTGCGTAACAAAGAAAAAGAAATTCAAGCAAGTTTAAAAAAGATACAGCTGCTGGACGATCGCCATCATGAGGAAATCCGGGCGATTATTCGCAATATTGATACCCTATGGATCAATGCCGATGATACCGAACGCAAACAATTAATGACCACCATCTTCGAACAAATAGTCGTTGATACAAAGGATGATTATAGGAGCAGTAAACAAGCTAGAGAAATAACCATTGTTACAGCTAAATAA
- a CDS encoding type II toxin-antitoxin system HicA family toxin, which produces MKKRELEKRFSAKGWEFLTHGGKHDIWVSPTGKKEQIPRHREVDEGLAKGLIRKHNL; this is translated from the coding sequence ATGAAAAAGAGAGAGTTAGAGAAACGCTTCTCGGCTAAAGGGTGGGAATTTTTGACCCATGGTGGTAAACATGATATATGGGTGTCACCAACAGGCAAGAAAGAACAAATCCCTAGACATAGAGAAGTTGATGAAGGTTTAGCAAAAGGGCTCATTAGAAAGCACAACCTGTAA
- a CDS encoding type II toxin-antitoxin system HicB family antitoxin has product MKNVVVYPVVISPLSADGFHLVTIPDIDGITQGETIAEAIEYARDYIGNAIAFADEPINKPNTVSFTPKENDIVTLVDVDIEAHKKALDLTPVKKTLTIPSYLNDLGMKQGINFSQTLTDALKDKLL; this is encoded by the coding sequence ATGAAAAATGTTGTAGTTTATCCTGTGGTTATTTCACCCCTATCAGCAGACGGTTTTCACTTAGTGACAATTCCTGATATTGACGGGATTACCCAAGGGGAAACTATTGCTGAAGCTATTGAGTATGCAAGGGATTATATAGGTAATGCTATAGCTTTTGCTGATGAACCAATAAATAAACCGAATACGGTTTCTTTTACACCAAAAGAAAATGATATTGTAACACTTGTAGATGTTGATATAGAGGCACATAAGAAAGCTTTAGATTTAACGCCAGTTAAAAAAACGTTAACTATTCCTAGCTATTTAAATGATTTAGGTATGAAACAAGGTATAAACTTTTCCCAAACTTTAACGGATGCTTTAAAAGACAAATTACTATAA